The following is a genomic window from Bosea sp. RAC05.
GCCAGATCCTCGATTGCGATTCCCATGCCATCCCCTCGAGATTGTCGCTCCGCTGGATCGTTGCGCGCTATGTCGCCGGCCGGCCCGTCATGGCCCGCTCGACGGCGATGAGCGCTTCGCGGTGCCGGGCCGGGTCCCCGGCTACCAGAATGCGCGGGCCGGTCGCCTGCGTGATCGGGGCCCCCTCCCAATCGGTGATGACGCCCCCGGCGCCTTCGATGATCGGGCGGAAGGGGGCGATGTCCCAGAGCTTGAGCCGGGTATCCAGCGCCACGTCGATGCGGCCCGACGCGATCCGCCCATAGCTCATGCAGGCCCCGCCCCAGATGCGCCAGGCCGTGGCGTCGCGCAGCGCGTCGAGCGCGGGCCGCTCCTCGTCGTCGAAGAAGTCGGGATTGCTCGCCGACATGATGGCGTCGGCCAGCCTGTCGCAGGACCGGGTGCGGCAGGGCGCGCCGTTGTAGAGGGTCGCCCTCCCCTTCACGCCCAGCCAGCGCTCGCCAGTGATCGGATGGTCGATGATGCCGATGATCGGCTCGCCCGCCTGCATCAGGGCAATCAGCGTGCCGTAGACCGGCATGCCGGCGATGAAGGCGGCCGTACCGTCGATCGGGTCGAGCACCCAGACATGCTCGGCATCGAGATCCTGGCCGCCCTGCTCTTCCCCGAGAACGCCATGCCCGGGATACGCGTCGGCCAGCAGCTCGCGCAGGCGATGCTCGATCCGGGCATCGAGCGCTGTCACGAAACTCCGGTCCGGCTTGACCTCGACCTCGGGCCGCGACGCTGCCGCCTCCCTCAGGATGGCGCCGCTTTCCGCAGCCAGCCGGTCGGCCATGTCGAGCCATCCCGACACATCGTTCCCGGCGCGCATCAGCTCCCCTCCCTGACCCCGGGGACGATCTAGCATTTGTGGGAAATTGTGGCAATGTGGGTTTTATAGCGTTTGAGTTGAATCATGCCGTGATGGCGGCCGCCGGAAAGGCAAGTGCATGTGGCAGGAAGAGCGAAAGCAGCGCATTCGCACGCTGCTCCAGACCTTCGACAGCGTCTCGGTCGATCGGCTCGTTCAGGAGTTCGGCGTTTCCACCGAGACCATCCGCCGTGACCTGCTCGCGATGGAACGGCAAGGCAGCCTGCGGCGGGTCCATGGCGGAGCGGTGAGGCTGCCCGAGCAGCAGGACCCGTCTTACGAGGCCCGTTCGACGGTTCGGCTGAAGGAAAAGCGGGCGATCGCGCACGCAGCCGCACGGCTGGTGCGGAGCGGGCAGACGCTGTTCCTCGATGGCGGAACGACGACGGCGGCCCTCGCCGAGGAACTCAAGCTGATCTCCGGGCTGAACATCCTGACCAACTCGCTTCAGGTGGCCACGATCATGGCCTCGACCCAGAAGACGACGGGAACCCGAGTCTTCCTGCTCGGCGGCGAGATCGTGCATGAACCTCCCGAGACCGGCGGCGCGTCGACCATCAACGACATCCACCGCTTCAAGGCGGACATGGCTCTGCTATCCCCCTTCGGCATCGACATCGAAGGGGCGGCGACCAACTTCTTCGAACATACGGCCGAAATCGCCCGGGCCATGGTCCGAAATTCAGCCTCTGTCGTGCTGATTGCCGATCATTCGAAGGTCGGTGTCACCAGTCGCGTCCGCTTCTGCGAGACAGCCGAGGTGTCGACGCTGGTCACCGACCGCAAGGCGGAAGCGTCGCCCGCGCTGGCAGCCCTGTCGAAGGTGATCGGACGGATCGTCGTCGCGAATGCCTAGGCCGTCGCCATCGAGACGTCCCTGCCCCTCGTCCTTCGCGCGTTGGGGCTAACAACCCGATGCCAGGATGGCGACGCCTGCGATGAAGGTCCGCCAGCGGGCATCAGCCCAGCGTCAGGAAATGGCGTTTCGCTCCGGGGGACATAGCCGCCCATTCGGCCCGGCGTCGGCACAACACTGCCCTGCTCAACATGGGGATGCCCTTGAGTGGTGGCCTTGATAGAAACCGCCACGAAAGGACGGCCTTGTCATGCTTACAGCGAGTTGGGGTGAACGCGACTTCATGCGCCAGGGACGCTCGCTCGCGGTGGGCGACCGCGGCATAGCGGCGACGTCCCATCCGCTCGCAACGCTGACGGCAATCGATGTTTTGCGCACCGGTGGCAACGCGGTCGATGCAGCCATCGCGGCAATAGCGCTCCAAAGCGTGGTCGATCCCCACATGACAGGCATCGGCGGCGACTGCTTCGCTCTTTATGCGCCCGCCAGCGGGACACCTGTGGCGATCGATGGGTCCGGGCGCGCTCCCGCGGCAGCCGAACTCGGCTGGTTCCTCGAACGTGGGATGAGCGCGATCGCGGATGACTCCGTCCATGCCGTCACGGTGCCGGGCGCGATCTCGGCCTGGTGCCGGCTTCATGGCGATCACGGCCGGCTGCCGCTCGATCGGGTGCTGGAGCCCGCCATCCGAGCCGCTGAAGACGGATTTGTCGTGACCCCGCGTGCGGGACTCGACTGGGCCCGGTACGGCGACCGTCTTTCACGCCACGGCGATGGATCCGCGGTCTACCTGCCGGGCGGAAAGCCGCCCGCCATCGGCGCGCGCCTTGTTCATCCGGCCCTGGCCACGACACTGCGCGCGATCGCCTCGCGTGGCGCCGACGCGTTCTACCGGGGCACCGTCGCAGACAGCATCGTGCGGGCTCTGCAATCGCGCGGTGGCTTGATGACACTGGACGACCTGGCCGGCTACGAGGCGACATATCGTGCGCCGGTGGGCGCCGATTATCGCGACCATCACATGCTCGAATGCCCGCCGGCGGGCCAGGGCGTCGCCGCTTTGCTGATCCTGAGGCTGCTGGCGCGCCACGATCTCTCGTCGGATACGCTCTCGGAGGCGGACCGCATCCATCTGCTGGCGGAGGCGACCAAGGCCGCCTATCGGCAGCGCGATGCCCTGATCTGCGATCCTGACAGCCGCCCGGTCGATGTCGACGCGCTTCTGTCGGACACCACCGTCGCGCACTTGTCCGGCCTGATCGATCCACGACGCGCTTCGGAGGCCTCAACCTTCGACATGCCCGTGCATCGTGACACCGCTTATATCTGCGTCGCCGACCGCGACGGGAATCTCGTCTCATTCATCAATTCGCTGTTCTTCGCGTTCGGCAGCGGCATTTATGCCCCCGACAGCGGCGTGCTGTTGCAGAACCGTGGCGCCGGCTTTCGCCTGATCGAAGGCCATCCAAACGCGATTGCCCCCCGCAAGCGCCCCTTCCATACGATTATCCCAGGCCTTGCCCTCAAGGCGGGCAAACCAACCCTGGCCGTGGGCGTCATGGGCGGCCAGTACCAGGCGACAGGACATGCCCATATCCTCTCGGCCGTGGTGGATCGGGGGCTCGACATCCAGGCTGCGTCCGATCTGCCACGCAGCTTTGCCTTCGACGGGACGCTTCAGTTGGAGCCGACCGTCTCGCAGGAAGCCATCGATATCCTGATCTCCCGCGGCCATCGGACCATGATCGTCGACGAACCCCTGGGGGGCTGCCAGGCGATCTATGTCGATCACGAGCGCGGCGTGATGTTCGGGGCCACCGATCACCGCAAGGATGGGGTGGCGCTGGCCGTCTGATCGCGACAGCAGACTGGTGCGACTACGCTCTTCTGGTTGCACGCCCCCCCTGACGCGACCGCGGTGACGTTGACGCATCGGGGGCAACATTGTTCATTCGGCTTTGAACCGGTTCAAATTAGGTTTCATGGCTCGATATGTCGCTTCACGCCTCCTGAGCCTGCTCCCGATCCTGTTCGGGGTTTCGGTCGTGACCTTTCTGCTGATGAGGCTGGTCCCGGGCGACCCTGTCATCGCCATGCTCGGCCTTGAGGCCGACCAGGCGGCGATTTCGGCCATGCGGCTGCGCCTGGCGCTCGACGACCCGCTGCCCCTGCAATACCTCCACTGGATATCACGCGTCATCACGGGAGATTTCGGCCGGTCGGTCCAGGGCGGGCGCGAGGTCCTGCCGCTCCTCCTGGGAGCGCTTGGCCCGACGGCGCTCCTGGCGACCGCGGCGTTGATCATCTCGCTGTTGATCGCGATCCCCGCCGGCATCGTCGCCGCGACCAGGCGCAACAGCGCCGCCGATTACGGCGCCTCGCTCATCGCGCTGTTCGGCTTATCGATGCCGAGCTTCTGGCTCGGCATTCTTCTGATCCTGTCGCTGTCCATCGCCTATCCGATCTTCCCAGCCTCAGGGTACGTCTCACCCCTCGTCGACCCGCTCGCTCACTTGCGACATCTGACCCTGCCGGCACTGACGCTGGGCGCTGCTCTCGCCGCGGCCACGATGCGCATGACGCGGGCGACGATGCTGGAGATCCTGCGCTCGGATTTCGTGCGGACGGCCCGAGCCAAGGGGCTCGGCCCACGCGCGGTGGTGTGGGGGCACGCGCTGGCCAACGCTCGCATCCCGATCGTCACGCTGCTCGGCATCCAGCTGGGCCAACTCCTAGGCGGCGTCGTCATTACCGAGACGGTGTTTTCCTGGCCCGGGATCGGCAAACTGACCGTGGATGCCATCTTCGCGCGAGACTACCCGGTGGTTCAGGGCGCCGTGCTGCTCACCGCGACGCTGTTCGTCACGATCAACCTGCTCACGGATCTGCTCTACACCCTCCTCGATCCCCGGATCCGGCTCGCATGAGCGCTCCGGTCGAAGCCCTGTCGCCTCTGCCGCCGATGGGCTTCGCCCGCGTCGTGCGAGGCTTGCTTCGCGACCCGCGCTCGGCAGCGGGGCTGGGTTTGGTTCTGCTCGCTGTCGTGGCCGCTGTCTTCGCAGGCTGGCTTGCCCCCTTCGATCCCGAAGCGCCGGACTTCATCAACACGCTGTCGCCACCCGGCTCGGCCCACTGGTTGGGCACCGATGACCTCGGGCGGGACGTTCTCTCGCGCATCATCTACGGCGCGCGCGCGTCGCTGTTCGTCGGCGTGCTCAGCGTCGTGGCGGCCGCGGCGATCGGCACGGTGCTCGGCTTGATCGCGGGCTATGCGGGGGGGCTCCCCGACACGCTGATCATGCGCGTGATGGACGTCATCTTCGCCTTTCCGAGCATTCTGCTGGCTCTCGCGATCACGGCAGTGCTCGGACCGAGCCTGACCAATGCTGTGCTGGCCATCGCGGTCGTGAATCTGCCGATCTTCGCCAGGCTGGCCCGTGCGCAGACCCTCGTGGTGGCCCGGCTCGACTATGTCGAGGCCGCACGGTCGCTGGGCAGCAGCCACAGTCGGATCCTGCTTCGCACGGTGCTGCCGAATATTCTCGCTCCCGTCATCGTGCAAGGCTCGTTGCTGTTCGCGTCCGCGATCATCACAGAGTCCTACCTCTCGTTCCTCGGTCTTGGCGTTCAGCCGCCGACGCCGACCTGGGGCAACATGCTGCGCAACGCCATCGGCTTCATGGAGCTGGCGCCTTGGCTGGCCTGGTTTCCGGGCGGAGCCATCTTCCTCACCGTGCTCGGCTGCAATCTGCTCGGCGACGGCCTGCGCGACCGTTTCGATCCCCGCGACTGACCCCCCACCATGCAAGAGGAGAACACGATGTCGATGACGACCCGGCGCCGCCTGCTGGCCCTTCTGGCTTCGGCCCCCATCGCCGCTTCTGCCCTCCCAGCCTGGGCGCAGGCCGCAAAGACCCTGACGGTCGGTATCGTCTCGGACCCGGTGACGCTGGATCCGGCCATGATGGGGTCGTTCTTTGAGATCTCGGTGCAGTACAACCTGTTCGAGCCTTTGGTCCATGTCAGGCCGGACCTGACGATCGAGCCCGGTCTCGCCAGTGTCGAGACGCCGGACCCGCTGACCTACAATTTTGCGCTCAAGCCCAATCTGACTTTCCATGACGGCACGCCGATCGACGCGGCTGCGGCCAAAGCGAATTTCGACCGTGTCCTCGACCCGGCGCTCGGCTCTCCTCGCCGCAGCGAATTGGCCCCGGTCGATACCGTCACGGTCACTGGCCCGTTGACGTTCACCATCAAGCTCAAGGCGCCCTACGCGCCGCTGCTGCAGGTTCT
Proteins encoded in this region:
- a CDS encoding DeoR/GlpR family DNA-binding transcription regulator, with amino-acid sequence MWQEERKQRIRTLLQTFDSVSVDRLVQEFGVSTETIRRDLLAMERQGSLRRVHGGAVRLPEQQDPSYEARSTVRLKEKRAIAHAAARLVRSGQTLFLDGGTTTAALAEELKLISGLNILTNSLQVATIMASTQKTTGTRVFLLGGEIVHEPPETGGASTINDIHRFKADMALLSPFGIDIEGAATNFFEHTAEIARAMVRNSASVVLIADHSKVGVTSRVRFCETAEVSTLVTDRKAEASPALAALSKVIGRIVVANA
- a CDS encoding ABC transporter permease — protein: MNRFKLGFMARYVASRLLSLLPILFGVSVVTFLLMRLVPGDPVIAMLGLEADQAAISAMRLRLALDDPLPLQYLHWISRVITGDFGRSVQGGREVLPLLLGALGPTALLATAALIISLLIAIPAGIVAATRRNSAADYGASLIALFGLSMPSFWLGILLILSLSIAYPIFPASGYVSPLVDPLAHLRHLTLPALTLGAALAAATMRMTRATMLEILRSDFVRTARAKGLGPRAVVWGHALANARIPIVTLLGIQLGQLLGGVVITETVFSWPGIGKLTVDAIFARDYPVVQGAVLLTATLFVTINLLTDLLYTLLDPRIRLA
- a CDS encoding inositol monophosphatase family protein translates to MRAGNDVSGWLDMADRLAAESGAILREAAASRPEVEVKPDRSFVTALDARIEHRLRELLADAYPGHGVLGEEQGGQDLDAEHVWVLDPIDGTAAFIAGMPVYGTLIALMQAGEPIIGIIDHPITGERWLGVKGRATLYNGAPCRTRSCDRLADAIMSASNPDFFDDEERPALDALRDATAWRIWGGACMSYGRIASGRIDVALDTRLKLWDIAPFRPIIEGAGGVITDWEGAPITQATGPRILVAGDPARHREALIAVERAMTGRPAT
- the ggt gene encoding gamma-glutamyltransferase codes for the protein MLTASWGERDFMRQGRSLAVGDRGIAATSHPLATLTAIDVLRTGGNAVDAAIAAIALQSVVDPHMTGIGGDCFALYAPASGTPVAIDGSGRAPAAAELGWFLERGMSAIADDSVHAVTVPGAISAWCRLHGDHGRLPLDRVLEPAIRAAEDGFVVTPRAGLDWARYGDRLSRHGDGSAVYLPGGKPPAIGARLVHPALATTLRAIASRGADAFYRGTVADSIVRALQSRGGLMTLDDLAGYEATYRAPVGADYRDHHMLECPPAGQGVAALLILRLLARHDLSSDTLSEADRIHLLAEATKAAYRQRDALICDPDSRPVDVDALLSDTTVAHLSGLIDPRRASEASTFDMPVHRDTAYICVADRDGNLVSFINSLFFAFGSGIYAPDSGVLLQNRGAGFRLIEGHPNAIAPRKRPFHTIIPGLALKAGKPTLAVGVMGGQYQATGHAHILSAVVDRGLDIQAASDLPRSFAFDGTLQLEPTVSQEAIDILISRGHRTMIVDEPLGGCQAIYVDHERGVMFGATDHRKDGVALAV
- a CDS encoding ABC transporter permease, which encodes MGFARVVRGLLRDPRSAAGLGLVLLAVVAAVFAGWLAPFDPEAPDFINTLSPPGSAHWLGTDDLGRDVLSRIIYGARASLFVGVLSVVAAAAIGTVLGLIAGYAGGLPDTLIMRVMDVIFAFPSILLALAITAVLGPSLTNAVLAIAVVNLPIFARLARAQTLVVARLDYVEAARSLGSSHSRILLRTVLPNILAPVIVQGSLLFASAIITESYLSFLGLGVQPPTPTWGNMLRNAIGFMELAPWLAWFPGGAIFLTVLGCNLLGDGLRDRFDPRD